The genomic stretch GGTAGCCACAGCCCGCACTTCGTTACGATTCCATGTAACCACCATCGCATCTCGTCTCTTTCTAGGCGTAGGTAGCAGTAGTAGGAGCTCGGTAATCCTTCTAAGCCAAACAGGCGCATACATTGCATAACGCATGCAAGCCTCACGCCAGCCGCACGCCATCTGATCGATCCAGAGCCTTCACTTCCGACACTTTCTTGTTCCGACGTCGTCTTATCCGGCATGACCTCAGACCAAAACTAGTCAGAAGCAGAGCAGGCCGACATTCCGGTTTGTGGCTTCAATCTTGAACACCGAACAGCCAGTCGCCGTCAACGGTCGCTCACCGCATTCCGAACTTCTGGCACCCACATGTTTCATTGTACCAACGTCACCGCACAACTTGCTTTTTCACAAAACTCTCGCTTTTCTCCGCATGCGCCGCCCACTCATACGAGTGTGCATGTGCATGCAGGACCTGCGGGCTTTGTGGGGTCTTTCTTTACTTTTTCCCCCAGGACATACCCTTCCTCTTCATCTAAAGAGATTGAGCCCCTCCATATCGCGACCCTTCTAGAGATTCTTTAGAATGTGGACAAGGCATGGCGTTTGCCGGATACACATGGGTCGAGAACGTGGTGAAGAGAAGGCTAGATTGAATCCTGGTGGCACATGCAGCTCTGCCGTGAGAAATACTGTAGTGTCACCATGGTTTGACCCGGGGTTGCCATGCCTCTACACCAGGTTCTGCTCACTTGTAGCGGAGAAGAGGGAGGAGACTCCGGCACCGAGGTGTGTAAGTGATGAAGGGGGCGCAGCTTGCGTGTGCAGATGGCTCCTCGATCTGGTAAATCGCAGAGCTGGTAGATAATTTCAGACTCTTAATAGCACTGTTAAGAAGACCTTTGTACACACACTCTCTCTCTCACACACACATCAGCTACCCGAACAAGGCCTTTTGTGCATGTGACTCGTGCATGATGAAAGGTCATGGATGTGCTTCAGTCAGAAAAGCTTACCATTACCTACGAATGGTATCATTCCCCGACGCCCCATAGCCAAGCTCATCTTCCCATGCTAGTAGAAGCACCTATTTGGAGGTACCAATGCGGTCATAGTAAGTAAGCAAGAAAGAAAAAGGCCTCACGGTCTCTTTGACTCCAAACGGCATGCTGATCGCATGCAAGGGCTCAAGCTGCACGTAGCGGGGGAAAACAGGGCTCTTCGGGATATGCGGGAGGTCGCTGACCCGTAACGTCCCAGGTTCCCCAGTCTACCCTGACCAACCGCTACTTGCTACCAAGGTCTCAACAGATCCGGGGTGCATGACAGGAGCAGTAAACTTCGCTGGCATTCCTTTCGTGGCACCGGTGAAGATGTCTCCGTATCGGATTCTATGTAGCTCTTAGAGGAAGAAAGGCTTTACCTGAGATGAGAGGCTGTCACCGTCTACTCGCCTTCCTGTACTGCACAGATGATCGGTCATGCGTCGAACCATGTCGTTTCCATGACGCCATGGCGTACGTGTGTGCTGGGGACGTTGTTTTGTGCTTTTCGCTACTCAACACACCCACCAGATGCCCATCTGAAACGTGTGTTAGGAAGTCATACCTAGTATTTGTTCCGAGGAAAATAGCGGAAATTTTGGTGTGTCGGAGGTTTGTCGAATCCTAGAGAAGACCGGGTTAGGGTCTTGGACCGGGAAGCCGAGTCTTGGTGAAGCCGTGACCGAGGCAGCGCCTGCCACTATGAACAAAACATCACGTCACCTCATTCATCCATCATCCAAGTATTGGCTGTGTGCATCTCCTCATCAGGATACATGGGCCTTTTTGGCATTCAGAAAGTGGCAAAGAAGACTGTTGGGAAATTTGGATTAGTCAACTATACAACTATAGGGCAACAATCATCATGCTAGAATCAGATCATTTGAACAGGGCGTGCGTGTGCAGTGTGAATCCTCTTTCCAACGTGAGTTTGTGGGTCTGCACTGGCCACCCGTGTCCTTCCTTCATCTGCAATCTTCCCGAGAGATCGACGACGCTTGGTCTTATGCTAGGCTATGGGCGGAAGACCCGAGAGTGGAGGTCCATTATGCTAATATCTCTCCACCTTCCGACCTAGCTATGACAGGTGTACCCTATAACCCTTCTCCTTCCTCCACCTTCAATCGGCCCACCACACTGCCCTACGGCACGGGTGTCAGCACAACACGCGCCTCTTTGCATGGCCAACCAACTGCAGTTAACACGGCGTTTCCACCCTGTCTCAACTATAGGTCTGTGAGGCCTGGTATATTGAAGTACCTCTGCATCCCTTTTGACTCTCGACTGAGGTAAAACATCCTGCCAAACCCTCGATTCAATGGTAAGGTACTTAAACTTCACCATATGCAGGGGTTCACAACCTCAAACTATGATCCTGGACATGTATCAGAACACGGGGAGAAGGTCGAAAGAGAGGTAACTAGGGCCGACTATACCTGGCGATCATAGTCCAATGTATTAATCAGCTGGGTCATGTTTATAGATGTTTAGTCAAACTTAATCATGTGATGCTCCAATGTCTATTGTTACGCACGTAAAAGAATGTGAAGTTCATCTTCTCTTCTCTGATATTTGAGATTACTCATACACGCGTGATAGGAAGGCAATCAAGTGCCGAATTATTGCCTATCCACTATTCTGCACTAGCTGTAGAAGCGAAAGCAAGGAGATGAGGGGTATAATGGGTAACAGATATACGTATCGAATTCAATACCAAGACCACCATGCCACCATGGAAAATGACCAGGTAGCCCATACGCTTTTAGAAAGGATTGTGGTATACAAGGGGGAGAAACAATGAAGAAGGGGGTTGGGTGTACGAAAGTTTGGTACCAGAAACGCCTTTTCGCTGCCATCGTGCCGCAAGGCCGACTGCCAATATCTGCAGGGGCGGGAACGCGATTTCGAAATGCCGAAAAAAACCAGTATACGTCAGATCATACACCGCCCCTGGCTAACGCTAACACCAACCCATCCAATGTGTGCGACCCGTGCGCCGGAGGAAAGGAATAGAAAACCAAGTTGCAACAAGGAGACTACGTCAGGGTATACATTCATGCTCAGAACATAACATGTGCTGCAAATGATGCGATAAAAATGACCGAGACGGCAGATTAATCAAGAGATACGGCCAACTAGACCGTAGATGAGAATCGAGGTGTGTACACGGCTGTGGTGTTGCAAAGTGCGGCGTTATGAATCCGGCATAGcagggggggggggggttgGATGACGGCGCGAAGCGAACATCAAAATGATCGAATGCGACTCATAGTGCGAGCCCAGTGCCATCACCAGTCCAGCGGTAGAGGCTCAACATTTCCCTGCGGCGCTGCTGCGCAAGCTCGGCATGCTCATCCATGCCGCGACCACGCACTTGCTGCAGGGTTGAACGCATCACCTTTCGGAAGTTCCGCTGTGGTTGCTTGTTAGCATGATCTACCAACCTCGGCTAAACTTGCTGAAACACTTACTTGGTATTCCGTGTTGAGGGTGACGATGCAGGCTTCATGCGCACGGACAATGACTTCACATGCTCGCACAATGTTTGGGTTGGCGTCTCCTTGCAGCTTGTCGGCAATGAGGAGCAACAGGAAGCTGCCCTGCAAAAGGTAGATGCCAAAGAAGAACGGCATGAAGCTCAGATCTGGGTCGTACTCTAGGATCTCATTGAGTGCTTCGGCAGCTGATACCGCATGGCCGGTGGCTTCAACGAAGCTTTGCGAGGATATCCAAAGGTCGTTGTCGTCCAGGAGTGAGATGGGATCCCATTTTCCATTCAGCAAGATGTGCAATGTGTGCATGAGATGTGTACCATATGCTTCAACAATCTTGGCATGCATCAATGACTCCTGCGCCCTGGATATTGTAGAGTTCACAGACTGAACCGAAGGTGTACCCGGATGCACCGGCTCTTCTGCATTTGCCTCGTTGACGGCGCGATTCCGAAGCTCTTGCAAGGATCGACCATAGGCATCCAGTTGCTGGCTGATCTCACGCGCATGATCGTCCCAGTCGGTCTTGGTACCGAATCGGGGATGGTTACGAGCATGATATAGGTCTGTGATTTCTCCGAGTATAGTCATCAGAGGAAGGAAAAATCCGAAAATGGAGTGTCCGGTGCACTCAAAAGCAGGGCCTCGTCGGCGAAATGTGGAATCTGAAAACGGTTGAGCGGAAACCTCGAAGAACTCGCCAGATTGCCATACGTTATCCTCAAGAGGCTGCATGAGACCTGAGCACTCCACGTCGAGTAAAGATAGAGGTCGGTTGTAGCATAACGCTAGGTGGCTGTTCAGCGATCAGCGTGTGTTGAGTTGGGCATTGGCTGAATGTGCTAAAACGTCGGAATGTGTCGAACGACATCTCTTGGTGTGTGCCACAGGTAACAAAGATCAGATGGCTTACCGATCAACAGTGAACAGGAGCCACCATATACGTCTGCGCTCTTCTCTTTGTTCCTCAGTATAGTCGACGGGGGTGTTTTGGCCAGTCGGATAGCGTCTGCCCGTGTGTCCCGCATCAACATCTACCGGTGCATCGTCGTCGTTTGTCTCTGGTGGGGGTGTTACAGGCACCTCCTTGCCCAGCTTGAGCTCCCTCGCCAGTGACCATGCAGCGTTCCACCAACGGAGTGATGCAGCCTTGTACTCGCTTGCTGAGATGACAATGGCTAGATGCATATAAGTGGCTACATCGTCAAGTCCTCCTGGTGCTCCCGCTGTTGAAGTCAAAGTTAGTTTCCTAGCTAAAACCAGTGGGTCTGTGTCTGACTTACGTAGACCTATTTCGGAGTCATGTGTAGGCATACCAAAAGCTCCCATGGTGACACCATTAACCATACCGCCATTGGCGAACGCCGTAGGACTACAGTCAGGGTCACCTGGTGTCTGATGCACAAGGGGTTTCAGGAGGCTGATGGTCAGGTTGATCAATCTCTCCGATAGCTGACTCCGTGCAGATGGCGATGATGACAAATATGGTGACTCGCTCGTCAAGCAGCCAATCCACAGCATACTGGCGAGTAGTGCTGGGCTGCACACGCGTGGGCTGTTTGTTCGAAGGAATGATCGTTTCCGGAAGACGTATCCGAGTACATATGGGGAGACAGGTTGCATGAAAGCGGATGAGGAACTCTCAAAGTAGAGCTCTAGTAGGTCGCAGGCCAATGATAGGGGCATCATGTTTGCGATATGTGGGACTAACGGCTGCAAGACGGGGTACCTGAGTTGCTGAGAAGGGGTTTGGTGTGGTGCGCCTGAGTACATTGTTGTCGAGGGTGAAGGAATCATCCAACCGGGAGATGCACCGACTGGTGATTGAGCCATGTAGCCCATGTTTGATTGTTCTTCTGCTATCCTAAAGGGGTTGGATGGTACCTGTCCATGTGCGCTTTGCGGGCTCATCATGCTGTACGGGCTATCAGAATACTCGATACCGCGGTCATGGGAGGAAACGCCAGGGTGCATTCCTGGCTGCATCATTTGAAGTGGTGACTGGTACGCGAGGTTTCGGTGGTACTCTTCCATGGATGTGTATTCAGCCATGGGGTTGGGGTTGTGCATAGGCAGTCCGTCAGTCCGGATGCGATGTGGCTGCATGGGCTGCATAGGGTGCATGCTCTCGCTCATCTGATGGTGCATGTCGACTTCTGGGATATTGTCAATAGCGCTCAGACTCATGGTCCTGTTTGGGTAGATTGGTGTCGTGTCCATGTCTGGCCTGGTTGTCGCGATGCTGGCTGATCGGCTTGGAAGTTCTGGAAGAGCTCTTTGGCCTTCAGGGAGCTTTGGACTCTTGGCTGCCTGTTTGGATTGGGGAACTTTCTCTGGGGCTTCTGGGGTGCTGGACTCTTCAGATTTGGGCGCGCTGTTCCCAgcagcggcggcggcagctTGCTGTTGGGCTATGTCCTTTCGCGATGCCTTTCCGCGTTTCTTGCGCTCACGAATGTACTCGCACGTCAAGCCAAATTCTAACTTTGTGTTAGCGCAGCTGTCAAACATGGTAGTACTCGGGTAACGAGATATGGACGACAGCGCTAGCCCCTTGACCAAGGACCGCTAGCAGACGCTTCAGAAGACTATCCCGATGACGTCGCCAAACAGCCCGTCAGCATATTGCGGGGCTTGCAGCCTGTCGGTGCATGTCCCAAACGTACCTATACAATGCGCGCACTAGCCTGCACGTCAGTCGGTTGTGGGAGGAATTGAGGGGTGGGGGAAGGGACTTACGGATTGTCTACCATCACACTTGGTACGCAATTGATTACACTGGTCACAGGCTCGGCTGATTCTGCGTCGTACCGGTCCAGACGTTGAATTGGCGCGACCTGATCGCTCTTGCAGCATGTCCCGATGGTTGCGAGGCGCTAGAGGGCCACTGGCGTAGGGCAGCCGATGGTTCTTGACGAGAGATTTGCCGCTAGGTAATACATGGCGGTTCTGGTGGAATTGCAGGGCAGCGTATTGTGATGTATGCGCCAGAGTGTCGAGGGGCGAATGTCCCATGTGCGGGGCGGCGAGATGGTGATGCTGGTGCTGATGTTCGACCATGTTCGGGGCGGGGAGGTGGCTGAAAGCCGAGGGGTACTGATGGAGATTCGTGGAAAGCATGGTTGCGATTCTAACTTAGTACTTCCGTCTCCACCAAAATCCCACCACTGGAAGAGCAAAACTCGTCGTCAACAAGTCAAGGACAAGAGGAGAGGACGTCTTTTTGGGCTGAGATTATCAAGGGCGTGGCAAAGGGTGGAGAAGGGTCAACGAGGCTGCGGGCTGTCAGCGTCGGGCTGAAGTTCCAAGGTTATGTCGTGAAGGACGTCGAGAAGATATGCAGATGCAGGTCATTTGTCCAACCGTCTTCTTCTCCGTGTGCCTGGGGTACGATATAGCACTCGGTTGCTACTGCCTCCGGTTGACGCTTCAGCTTAGCGGACGTGGTGGGGTATAATACACTTTGTCCAGTGCCTGATGTGAGGTGCAGGGTGACAATACCGAATTGACATGGGCAGACCTGACCCTTCTCCCGAACCAGCTGCATGGTGCGTCAGAGATGCCTCTGGCCACCTGCTGCAAACGAGATGGACAGCAGGGCACGCAGCTTCGTAGGTGCGTGCGGCCAGGAGTCAAACATGGTCGACTTGCCTTCCGTCCGCCATGGCCACTTTGAGTAATTCACCCCTGCCCCAACCGGGGTTCTTCTGCACACCAACATTCCACGTTGAGCACAGTCCACAGACACTGCTGGATCGTTGGTGCCGCGGACTTGAACGGATGCATCCTACAAGACGCGACGCGGCTTGACTTCTCAATCAAATCTCATATTGGTTGATCGGTGCCATCCCGACCCTATAGGCGACCAGTACTAAGACAAGTGGCGCACCGATGCCGGCTCAACAAGTACCTTGGGGTACCTACTTGTACCCACGACCCACTCGTTACTCTACTGCCTTGTCCGCTTCCCGTTGCTGAGCGATCAGACGCCTGCTGGCCTGGTGATTGGCGACCGCCGCCCGCACTGCAGTGCGCCCGTTAGCAGACGAGCCGCTGACTGCGTGGGGCCTGGCTATGTGTCTCCGCCATCACCCAGACCCATCTTCTATACTGGCGCAGGCTGGCGGGATAGCTAGTTGCCGCCCCAATGCGTCTTCCCTGTCTCGCCACGCATTCGACACCACCCAGCGCGCTTCGCCATCGTGCCATTAATCGCATACAGCCCTCTCGTACCGACAATTCCGCAAGAAGCCCTCCCCCGAAGGACATGAACCATGCCAAGTGACAAGACGAACTCCCTGCCGACTTTAGAAGACGACTCGCTTATGTCACAGCTGTACATCTTGAGCGTCCATGCATAAAACCGCTTTTCCATACCTACTTCGGTCATGCCTTTTATGAACCTCTCCACATTCAGCAGCGACTCAGGACCGCCACCTGCAGTAGGCGGAGCGAAGTACAGTATGCCAAGCAACTTTTGTGGACGCCCTGATATGCACAAAATCTGGCCCATAACATGTTGCGTTATAATCCCAACTTGATGACTAGGCTGTCGTAGCTTGTTCCTGTCAGCTACGCCTGGCTGCACTCCTTCGAAGCGGGTGGCGCCAGAGAAACCGAGCCTACAAATCCAAGGGGCGGCCTGCTCCGCTCAGTAGGATGCAATGGCTGTCAATAATTTGATAACAGAGGCACATTGCCTCAGTGGAGAATCCAAATTGATCGTGACTAGTTCTCTCGATAGCTTGTCGTAAACTTCAGAGTTCCACATCACGAGACCATTAGCTGACCGGTTTGAACATGGATGAATGCAGGGCGAGAAGGCCGTGAAGTAAGCGGATCGCTCCGCGTTCTGCCCGTCGAATGCTGTCCGCCGTGGCTTAGAAGCGCCCCTCTGTAGCTTAGCCTGCGCTTGAGGTCAACGTCCTACATAACAACCAGAATATTATGACATGACCATGTTCAGCGAGTATATCCATCTCCACAAGATAACCATCTTTCTCGTCTTCTTTGTTCAAACCTGGTCTCTTTTGGATGCAGTTCTCTGTGACTCACGTTCTACTGCTAGGCTAACAGTCCTGGCTTTCAATCAAAATTTGTCTAATAAGATTGCCCCAGCGATATTGAAAATTCTTGATAATGATAGGCCTACTCGGAAAAGCACAACCCATGGCTTGATACCAGTTACCGGGATTATAATAGCAAAAGAAAAACAATCCCTGCTACGTACATCTGAGTGTAATTGCCGATCGACTGCAACCTGAAAACATGCGACGTGTTCAGTTCAGCTGCTGTGAAAGCAGTCTTGTCCTTGCGTAAATTGTATGATTGATCAACTCTGGGGAAAGGCTACAGGGAGTGTTGGGTTGATCCAATCTTACTGACCTAGACATAGAGATGAGATTTGTATACGACCAGAGAGAAAACGTTCGGCATCATGATTCGCATCTCCCCGCGCATTTGAGGCCCAAGAGAGGGAGGGTAATGCAAGCAGAATGCCATCAACCAAGAACCACCATGTAGATAGGGTGCAGTGCGTCCTCAAAAATATGCAGGCTTAACGCTAGTTCGACTGGTTCCGCTTACTCGTAATACGTTTCCACACAGCTATGTCTGTATTATGATCAGTATCACAGGCATATGTTTTTATATGGCTACCCATGGGAGAGGTGTTGACATGCTGTTCAGCTAGGTGAGTTTGCCCTACGGCAAAGCCACCAGAGACGATGCGGGATTTTTCTTAGAGAAACCACACGTGCCTGCCCTGCTTTTACTTTGGTGTAACAGGATCGCTTGCGTAGTAACAAGCTATGGGGCGCTTGGACGTAAGACGTGCCGTGTATGCAGCAATGATCTTGTGCAATGGGTTCATGGTCCCATTCGTGAAAGAATTTTTGGGGGATGTGCGACTTTACGAGCTATA from Pyrenophora tritici-repentis strain M4 chromosome 1, whole genome shotgun sequence encodes the following:
- a CDS encoding transcriptional activator xlnR — translated: MLSTNLHQYPSAFSHLPAPNMVEHQHQHHHLAAPHMGHSPLDTLAHTSQYAALQFHQNRHVLPSGKSLVKNHRLPYASGPLAPRNHRDMLQERSGRANSTSGPVRRRISRACDQCNQLRTKCDGRQSCAHCIEFGLTCEYIRERKKRGKASRKDIAQQQAAAAAAGNSAPKSEESSTPEAPEKVPQSKQAAKSPKLPEGQRALPELPSRSASIATTRPDMDTTPIYPNRTMSLSAIDNIPEVDMHHQMSESMHPMQPMQPHRIRTDGLPMHNPNPMAEYTSMEEYHRNLAYQSPLQMMQPGMHPGVSSHDRGIEYSDSPYSMMSPQSAHGQVPSNPFRIAEEQSNMGYMAQSPVGASPGWMIPSPSTTMYSGAPHQTPSQQLRYPVLQPLVPHIANMMPLSLACDLLELYFESSSSAFMQPVSPYVLGYVFRKRSFLRTNSPRVCSPALLASMLWIGCLTSESPYLSSSPSARSQLSERLINLTISLLKPLVHQTPGDPDCSPTAFANGGMVNGVTMGAFGMPTHDSEIGLPGAPGGLDDVATYMHLAIVISASEYKAASLRWWNAAWSLARELKLGKEVPVTPPPETNDDDAPVDVDAGHTGRRYPTGQNTPVDYTEEQREERRRIWWLLFTVDRHLALCYNRPLSLLDVECSGLMQPLEDNVWQSGEFFEVSAQPFSDSTFRRRGPAFECTGHSIFGFFLPLMTILGEITDLYHARNHPRFGTKTDWDDHAREISQQLDAYGRSLQELRNRAVNEANAEEPVHPGTPSVQSVNSTISRAQESLMHAKIVEAYGTHLMHTLHILLNGKWDPISLLDDNDLWISSQSFVEATGHAVSAAEALNEILEYDPDLSFMPFFFGIYLLQGSFLLLLIADKLQGDANPNIVRACEVIVRAHEACIVTLNTEYQRNFRKVMRSTLQQVRGRGMDEHAELAQQRRREMLSLYRWTGDGTGLAL